The Gammaproteobacteria bacterium genomic interval GCGCGTGCGCGTTGAGGATTTCTCGAACACCATGCCTAAGGTCTTGTTCTTCAGTGGCTCGAAGATTTCGCCGCGCCGCTGGATTTCCTTGAGCGCCGTCGCGCGCCTTACCATCGCGCGCAATTCTTCACTGGTGCAGTCCAGCAACCTCAGAAAATGCCTTACCTTGCCGGCTTCGCTGTTGGGTTCGTTCATGTATGGGCGTTCACGTATGGCCGTTCACGCGCTGGTCGTTTGAAAATCTTGTATCAGGCGCGCCAGTGTGCCGGCGATGAAGTCGATTTCGCCGCGCTCGATGATCAGCGGTGGCAGCAACCGAATGACGTTGCCGGCCGTGACGTTGATCACCAGGCCCTGCTCTAAAGCTCGGGCCACCAGTACCCGGCAAGGGGAAACCAGTTCAATGCCGACCATCAGTCCCTTTCCGCGAATGTCGATTACGCCTTCCAGCCCATGCGTTCGCTCCCGCAAGCTTGTCAGCAGGTATTCACCCGTCGCTGCGGCCCGCTCGCAAAGCTCGTCCTGTTCGATGGTCTCGATAACCGCCAGCGCGGTGCGGCAGGCCAAGGGGTTGCCGCCGAATGTCGTCCCGTGGGTGCCCGGCGTGAAGGTCGTCGCCGCGGCGCCGCGCGCCAGACAGGCGCCGATGGGCACGCCGTTTCCAAGCGCTTTCGCGATCGTGAGCACATCCGGGCGCGCCTGCTCGTGCTCGTGACAGAACCAGCGGCCGGTGCGGCACATGCCGGTCTGGATTTCATCCAGCATCAATAGCCAGCCGCGAGAGTCGCAGAGACGGCGCAGTGCGGAGAGATAACCCATGTCCGGAACGCGGATGCCGCCTTCGCCCTGGATCGGCTCCACCAGTATCGCCACCACGTCGTCGCGGCCCGCTGCGATCGCTTCGAGCGCGGCTATATCGTCATACGGTGCGCGGATGAAGCCGGGCACCAGCGGCTCGAAGCCTTGCTGCAGGCTCGGATTGCCGGTGGCGGTGAGGGTCGCCAGGGTGCGCCCGTGAAAGCTCCCGTCCATGACAATTATGGCGGGACTTTCGATGCCACGGTTGTGCCCGTACAGGCGCGCGAGCTTGATCGCCGCCTCGTTCGCCTCCGCGCCGGAGTTGCAGAAAAACGCGCTGTGCATGCGGGCGACGCCGCACAGCTTTTCGGCCAACAGCGTCTGCACGTCGATAGTGAACAGATTGGACGTGTGTACCAGGGTGCCCGCCTGCGCGCAGATGGCCTGCGTGACCGCCGGGTGGGCGTGCCCCAGTCCGCACACGGCGATACCGGCCAGCGCGTCCAGATAGCGTTTGCCTTGTGTATCCCAAAGCCACACACCTTCGCCGCGCGCGAAGCATACGGGCTGTCTGGCGTAAGTTGTCATCAGAGCTTCGTTCATCGCGCCGCAGGGGGCTACGTTCGGAAAACAGCAGCACCAGGCTGCCGCGCATTCGCGATTATATCGCCGTACCTCATATTATCCAGCGCGCCGGGCTGACGGGCGTCAGTCGGCGCTT includes:
- a CDS encoding aspartate aminotransferase family protein, which codes for MNEALMTTYARQPVCFARGEGVWLWDTQGKRYLDALAGIAVCGLGHAHPAVTQAICAQAGTLVHTSNLFTIDVQTLLAEKLCGVARMHSAFFCNSGAEANEAAIKLARLYGHNRGIESPAIIVMDGSFHGRTLATLTATGNPSLQQGFEPLVPGFIRAPYDDIAALEAIAAGRDDVVAILVEPIQGEGGIRVPDMGYLSALRRLCDSRGWLLMLDEIQTGMCRTGRWFCHEHEQARPDVLTIAKALGNGVPIGACLARGAAATTFTPGTHGTTFGGNPLACRTALAVIETIEQDELCERAAATGEYLLTSLRERTHGLEGVIDIRGKGLMVGIELVSPCRVLVARALEQGLVINVTAGNVIRLLPPLIIERGEIDFIAGTLARLIQDFQTTSA